The genomic DNA CGGTCTCACCGGCGACGATCACCACCTGGTGATCACGGATGGCCGCCGCGATCTCGTCCTTCTTCTGGCTGACCGGGAGCTGCTCGGGGTAGCCGACGGCCGGTACGCGTGTCCGGCGTTCACCGATGCGCTGCTCGGCCTTGGCCACCTCCGTCTCGATCTCGGCGAGGACGGCGGCGCGAGCCTCCGGTTTGCGGATCTTCCGCGCACCCTCCAGCCTGCGGCCGAGCCGGTGCGCGTCGCGCAGCGACAGCTCGGTCAGCCGGGGGGCGAGGGTGCCGAGGGCGGGGGCAGGATGCGTAGACATACGGGTTCCAGGATCTCATCCTCGGGAAAAACCTGGCGAACGCTTTTGCCGCGGCGTCCGCACAGGCAACGCAGGCAACTACAACAAGGCCCCGATCCGAAGATCGGGGCCTTTGCTGTGGCTGGGGCCGGGGTCGAACCGGCGACCTATCGCTTTTCAGGCGATCGCTCGTACCAACTGAGCTACCCAGCCGCGAGGTTTCACGTGAAACCTCAGCGGTCCTGACGGGATTTGAACCCGCGGCCTCCACCTTGACAGGGTGGCGAGCACTCCAAACTGCTCCACAGGACCAAGCTTCGTACGACAGTGTCGCACATGTACTGCGTGCCCCCAACGGGATTCGAACCCGTGCTACCGCCTTGAAAGGGCGGCGTCCTAGGCCGCTAGACGATGAGGGCTATCGGCCCGCCTGGGCGCTTCGCAGCGCGTCGGGGACGTGAGAAGCATATGGGATGGCGGGAGGTATCGCCAAAACGGTTTACGGGGTGCCGGGGGCGGGGCTGCCCGGGGTGGCGGGAGAGCGGACGCCGGCAGAGGGGGAGGAGCTGGGGGCGGAGGGGACGGGCCGGTGGGGGAGGGTGACGGGCCCGTGGGGGAGGGTGACGGAGTCGCGCCCGGCTGGTTCTCCTTCGGCAGGTGGCGGCTGACCTCGGCCGTCGTCAGGCCCAGGCCGCCCAGCTCGATCTCGTCCCAGGCCTGGAGGCGCCGGGAGTCCCGGTCGAAGTAGAGGATGGACGCCTGGATGGGGTCGGGGTACTTGCCCTCGACCGCGCGCAGGCCGCTGCCGCCGGTGGAGCCTTCGACGCGCAGCCGGGTGCCGTACTTCATGACCTCCATGTCCTCGTGGTGGAGGTGCCCCGCGAGGACGAGGGGAACATCGCCGTCGACCTCGCGGGCGGCCGACGGTTCGTGGGCGATGGCGATGTCCACGGGGGTGCCGGCCGCGCTCTGGTCGCGCAGGGCGGAGGCGAGGCGGGCGCCGGCCAGTTCCTGGGAGGCCTCGGCGCCGTCCGCCTTGGAGCGGTCGGGGGTGTACTGCGGGTCGCCCATGCCGGCGAAGCGCAGACCCGCGACGGTCCGGGCGTGGCCGTCGTCCAGGACGTGCACGTTCTTCAGGTGCTTCAGGTACTCCTGGGTGCCGCGCGAGTCGTGGTTGCCGCGGACCCAGACGTAGGGCGCGCCGAGGTCCTCGATGGGGTCGAGGAAGCCGTTCTCCGCGGCCGTGCCGTGGTCCATCGTGTCGCCCGAGTCGACGATCACGTTCACCTTGTACTGCTCCACCAGCGAGCCGATGATCTTCCAGCT from Streptomyces sp. CB09001 includes the following:
- a CDS encoding metallophosphoesterase, which produces MARVPAAAPHALAEVMNPIRNVPRTLTRRYRDRRARPGRPTSATPELAARSHPWTRAAGLVAVVLLGAWLGLLVVGDVRAPVGPMNTTMTLRPSLAGGTKINVSPLGALQLDSHVAPVRLDVNVDQLDPARAQALVDHPERLSGLQDEVAQDVEHGTLDLAVRSCVAVVTGATALGLLVYRRPRRALAAGGLALTLLVASGGTAYATWNPDSVLEPKFSGLLSSAPSLVGNARSIVTEFDVYQKELARLVTNVTKLYDVTSTLPAYQPDPTTIRVLHVSDIHLNPASWKIIGSLVEQYKVNVIVDSGDTMDHGTAAENGFLDPIEDLGAPYVWVRGNHDSRGTQEYLKHLKNVHVLDDGHARTVAGLRFAGMGDPQYTPDRSKADGAEASQELAGARLASALRDQSAAGTPVDIAIAHEPSAAREVDGDVPLVLAGHLHHEDMEVMKYGTRLRVEGSTGGSGLRAVEGKYPDPIQASILYFDRDSRRLQAWDEIELGGLGLTTAEVSRHLPKENQPGATPSPSPTGPSPSPTGPSPPPPAPPPLPASALPPPRAAPPPAPRKPFWRYLPPSHMLLTSPTRCEAPRRADSPHRLAA